The following are encoded in a window of Vidua chalybeata isolate OUT-0048 chromosome 23, bVidCha1 merged haplotype, whole genome shotgun sequence genomic DNA:
- the IL10RA gene encoding interleukin-10 receptor subunit alpha produces the protein MVPSATVLALCLALLLACPTHGEELPGPRSVRFAAEMGWHLLRWEPGHGSPSNARYDVEYIVYGSSSSWTAIPECRNTSEHSCDLTRYTPDPEQRYHARVRAVSGNHTSSWQRTGSFFPQQAGPRLAGQSLSVMGNSIQVRLQLLLHSGNTTLEYSDFQKEMTRYYVYVRRTRDNHTITVVKNSTEFTIRELFWVTQYCLSVEPSVAHRPVRATRTGEQCVTTGHRDRSAELLPGILSCSFIILSLLGLLGALLACTYIRKPVRTPSTLKSFMKQSSLWVEHEPPSSGSLDADPVQQLFLCQKEPQLGSSPDSSTSTAQLPLEQGWKLPAWPKDQLGPLGPTGSRDSSGTSTDSGICLHIPSSSSSSSSLSCSAGPEPQGYRQQLPTAEDSGVGLESPCPAPGCSSGSGNASPGEPWLSPATSQADVEFRGYLQQSKGTVEPERAPGKGEPLSGCAGSVQGQGSTDTVLDMECSELAVSKGYLKQPSPEHPLTQDLAPWRAPACDFSSQVGPQAPTLLSWAAPGAPLTSKASPDLKSPFDLNIFSSTALPGTLLLVPSLSSSWITPPIKPLGWLSGDSKDSRL, from the exons ATGGTCCCCTCTGCCACCGTCCTGGCGCTGTGCCTGGCGCTGCTCCTTGCCTGCCCCACGCACG GTGAGGAGCTGCCGGGGCCCCGGTCCGTGCGCTTCGCCGCGGAGATGGGGTGGCACCTGCTGAGGTGGGAGCCGGGGCACGGCTCCCCCAGCAACGCCCGCTACGATGTGGAGTACATAGT CTACGGCTCAAGTAGCTCCTGGACAGCCATCCCGGAGTGCAGGAACACCTCGGAGCACTCCTGTGACCTCACCCGCTACACGCCGGACCCGGAGCAGCGCTACCACGCGCGGGTCAGGGCCGTGTCCGGGAACCACACGTCCTCCTGGCAAAGGACCGGCAGCTTCTTCCCACAGCAAG CTGGCCCGCGCCTGGCGGGCCAGAGCCTCTCCGTGATGGGCAACTCCATCCAGGTgcggctgcagctgctcctccactCCGGGAACACCACCCTGGAGTACAGCGACTTCCAGAAGGAAATGACTCGGTACTACGTGTACGTCAGGAGGACACGGGACAACCACACG ATCACCGTGGTGAAGAACAGCACCGAGTTCACCATCAGGGAGCTGTTCTGGGTCACGCAGTACTGCCTGAGCGTGGAGCCCAGCGTGGCCCACAGGCCCGTCCGCGCCACGCGCACCGGCGAGCAGTGCGTCACCACCGGCCACAGGGACA GGAGCGCAGAGCTCCTCCCGGGcatcctcagctgctccttcatCATCCTCTCCTTGCTGGGCCTCCTGGGGGCTCTGCTGGCGTGTACCTACATAAGGAAACCTGTGAGGACACCGTCCACCCTG AAGTCCTTCATGAAGCAGAGCTCGCTCTGGGTGGAGCATGAGCCCCCATCCTCGGGCAGCCTGGATGCAGACCCCgtccagcagctcttcctgtgCCAGAAGGAgccccagctgggcagcagccccgacagcagcaccagcacggcccagctgcccctggagcagggctggaagctCCCAGCATGGCCCAAGGACCAGCTGGGCCCGCTGGGGCCCACGgggagcagagacagcagcGGCACCAGCACCGACAGCGGCATCTGCCTGCacatcccctcctcctcctcctcctcctcctccctgagctgctccgCGGGCCCCGAGCCCCAGGGctacaggcagcagctgcccacgGCTGAGGACAGTGGGGTGGGCTTGGagagcccctgccctgctccgggctgctcctctggcagcGGGAACGCCAGCCCAGGggagccctggctgtcccctgccaCCAGCCAGGCAGATGTGGAGTTCCGGGGCTACCTGCAGCAGTCCAAGGGCACCGTGGAGCCAGAGCGGGCCCCGGGCAAGGGAGAGCCCCTCTCGGGCTGTGCAGGGTccgtgcagggccagggcagcaccGACACCGTGCTGGACATGGAGTGCTCCGAGCTGGCTGTGTCCAAAGGGTATTTGAAGCAGCCCTCCCCCGAGCATCCCCTCACGCAGGACCTCGCTCCCTGGAGAGCCCCTGCCTGCGACTTCTCCAGCCAGGTGGGGCCCCAAGCCCCCactctgctgagctgggcagccCCGGGTGCTCCACTGACCTCCAAAGCCAGCCCTGATCTGAAAAGCCCCTTCGACCTGAACAtcttcagcagcactgccctgccgGGCACGCTGCTGCTCGTGCCcagcctcagctccagctggatcACGCCGCCCATCAAGCCCCTGGGCTGGCTCAGCGGGGACAGCAAGGACAGCCGCCTGTGA
- the SMIM35 gene encoding small integral membrane protein 35 isoform X1 codes for MGCVARDRGTGLELLQSFLSLLLSHGPAPTEKATKTTQGESLRFHFCKKQPLNLLDFDRNGSGAVSVAKKASQNHRILGLEATSGVQPPPAQGHLEQVTQERTQVGLECLQRGKLHQFPGHLLHLPFSHRPCTATGAQEVPGPALLQLPLVWDGGRGCSLIQDSSTLILEKAATFPTAQRPPSLLHTRTPGTRLPLRGPAEEEPQNGVTGFVQLRKTPRGNGKSLSPPPPLPPSNTCTTMEVGSPHSQCKEAPQPLWKFLLDFLCLLSLVSAEQVAVGVPGAQERPWGDSVPTQRGPAWPVGAGEARGALGQFLCKFLLEEKQRKTRESHVCRETSEDRVGFPDQLYSRLSKLNPVVCGFLLAERRPLTAHGEGEMPPPGGWEPSVVSRITQSPE; via the coding sequence atgggatgtgtggccagggacagagggacgggGCTGGAGCTCTTGCAGAGCTTCCTCTCGCTGCTTCTTAGTCACGGCCCGGCACCAACAGaaaaagcaaccaaaaccaCTCAGGGGGAATCCCTCCGTTTTCACTTCTGTAAGAAACAGCCCCTGAATTTGCTGGATTTCGACCGAAATGGCAGCGGTGCAGTTTCTGTTGCTAAAAAAGcttcccagaatcacagaatcttgGGGCTGGAAGCGACCTCTGGAGTCCAACCTCCCCCTGCCCaaggtcacctggagcaggtgacacaggaacgcacccaggtgggtttggaatgtctccagagagggaaacTCCACCAATTCCCTGGGCACCTCCTCCACCTGCCATTCTCTCACcggccctgcacagccacaggtgcACAGGAGGTGCCTgggccagcactgctgcagcttcccctTGTTTGGGATGGAGGAAGAGGATGCAGCCTCATCCAGGATTCCTCAACACTGATCCTGGAGAAAGCAGCCACGTTTCCCACAGCTCAGAGACCTCCCAGCCTCCTGCACACCCGGACACCTGGCACCAGGCTGCCCCTTAGGGGACCAGCTGAGGAGGAGCCCCAGAACGGGGTGACTGGATTTGTGCAACTGCGGAAAACACCGCGAGGAAATGGGAaatctctctctcctcctcctcctcttcctccatccAATACCTGCACCACCATGGAAGTTGGTTCTCCACACTCCCAGTGCAAGGAAGCGCCTCAGCCCCTGTGGAAATTCCTCCTGGACTTTTTGTGCCTGTTGTCTCTGGTCTCAGCAGAACAAGTGGCCGTGGGAGTGCCTGGAGCACAGGAACGGCCGTGGGGAGATTCTGTGCCCACACAGAGGGGCCCTGCTTGGCCAGTGGGGGCTGGTGAGGCACGGGGGGCCTTGGGACAATTTCTTTGCAAGTTTctcttagaagaaaaacaaagaaaaactcGTGAGAGCCACGTGTGTAGAGAAACCAGTGAGGACAGAGTGGGATTTCCAGACCAGCTGTACTCTCGGCTATCAAAACTAAACCCTGTGGTCTGTGGCTTTCTCCTGGCTGAAAGGAGACCTCTGACTGCTCATGGAGAGGGGGAAATGCCACCTCCTGGGGGCTGGGAGCCCTCCGTGGTGAGCAGGATCACGCAGAGCCCTGAGTGA
- the SMIM35 gene encoding small integral membrane protein 35 isoform X2, with the protein MGRCRARTGPAQPRPCPVPAWCWRQQLLVLTKASSRGNCEPRNGSSATRKAASPHEGVSGTSSGDTAWSGWPPPFPVTVPPASSPGDGGGLRHGALGTAEISVPRSWQPWRVQSLPAVGTAHAGELYPRSRVSCALQGTVGTPGLPEVCLQSPCSLCSPGQASIKVIGVVLGIGLALLILASFGYTFIRWYRRGRGQRRPDFVFSLYHSRGLGSVALELVPPFSISGSLGTSGSGYEPFHNQGL; encoded by the exons atggggcggTGCAGAGCCCGCACAGGTCCCGCGCAGCCCCGGCCGTGTCCCGTCCCGGCCTGGTGCTGGCGGCAGCAGCTGCTCGTCCTGACAAAAGCATCCTCTAGAGGGAACTGCGAGCCCAGAAATGGCTCCAGCGCCACCAGGAAAGCAGCATCACCCCACGAGGGCGTGAGCGGGACCAGCAGTGGGGACACGGCGTGGTCAGGGTGGCCACCTCCCTTCCCAGTGACCGTCCCACCTGCCAGCTCACCTGGGGACGGCGGTGGTCTCCGTCatggggctttggggacagcagAAATCTCTGTGCCACggtcctggcagccctggcGGGTGCAGTCCCTCCCCGCCGTGGGGACAGCACATGCTGGAGAGCTGTACCCCCGCTCCCGGGtgtcctgtgccctgcaggggaCAGTCGGGACCCCCGGCCTCCCAGAGGTGTGTCTGCAGagcccctgctccctctgctctccaggaCAAGCGTCCATCAAGGTGATCGGGGTTGTTTTGGGCATCGGGCTGGCCCTGCTGATCCTGGCGAGTTTTGGCTACACCTTCATCCGGTGGTaccggcggggccgcggccaGCGCC gGCCTGACTTTGTCTTCAGCCTCTACCACTCACG cGGGTTGGGGTCGGTGGCACTGGAGCTGGTGCCACCGTTCAGCATCAGTGGCTCGCTGGGCACCTCGGGCAGTGGCTACGAGCCCTTCCACAACCAGGGGCTGTGA
- the SMIM35 gene encoding small integral membrane protein 35 isoform X3 produces MDPPTGQASIKVIGVVLGIGLALLILASFGYTFIRWYRRGRGQRRPDFVFSLYHSRGLGSVALELVPPFSISGSLGTSGSGYEPFHNQGL; encoded by the exons ATGGACCCCCCGACAG gaCAAGCGTCCATCAAGGTGATCGGGGTTGTTTTGGGCATCGGGCTGGCCCTGCTGATCCTGGCGAGTTTTGGCTACACCTTCATCCGGTGGTaccggcggggccgcggccaGCGCC gGCCTGACTTTGTCTTCAGCCTCTACCACTCACG cGGGTTGGGGTCGGTGGCACTGGAGCTGGTGCCACCGTTCAGCATCAGTGGCTCGCTGGGCACCTCGGGCAGTGGCTACGAGCCCTTCCACAACCAGGGGCTGTGA